In a single window of the Rhopalosiphum padi isolate XX-2018 chromosome 1, ASM2088224v1, whole genome shotgun sequence genome:
- the LOC132917152 gene encoding tigger transposable element-derived protein 4-like, with the protein MAQKRKLTTLSLAEKVNLLKIIEKGEKKKQDIAKDFGIPASTLSTIIKNKDVILKNFNKNSATRKKMKLGEYSDIESCLLKWFQQCLDKKIPINGPILREKAEEFGHKLGHEHFKASSGWLTNWKIRNSVVFKQVCGESGAVDVQKCSVWINNLPKLIENYSPDDIFNVDETGLFFKCLPDKTFIFKGQSCSGGKHSKERVTLLLGANMSGTEKLRPLLIGKSKKPRCFKQIKSLPLDYYANKKSWMTSEIFNLWLIKLDKKMVSEKRKILLFIDNCTAHNLTSTFNAIKVQFLPPNTTSVLQPLDQGIIYNFKIFYRKEMVKKIVSAINDTNQIVINILDAIRLCDKAWRHVKKETIVNCFTKSGFRTSTENIPDEPSDDNNDEWDQLNINETFTSYVNVDENLEICGEWTENDIISDILDEDNEEEIEDQQIQSTITNKDAKLALETLRKYIEGNEGMEDLFKPLGTLENKIENNVLNKQKQLTLHQFFKNDNM; encoded by the coding sequence ATGGctcaaaaaagaaaattaacaaCATTATCACTGGCAGAAAAAGTGAACTtgcttaaaattattgaaaaaggcgaaaaaaaaaaacaagacatAGCCAAAGATTTTGGAATTCCGGCGAGTACGttatctacaataataaaaaataaagatgtaattttaaaaaactttaacaaAAACTCggcaactagaaaaaaaatgaaactaggAGAATACTCTGACATAGAatcatgtttattaaaatggtttCAACAATGTCTTGAcaaaaaaattccaattaatgGACCTATTCTACGAGAAAAAGCTGAAGAGTTTGGACATAAGTTAGggcatgaacattttaaagctaGCAGTGGATGGTTAACAAATTGGAAAATCAGAAATAGCGTTGTATTTAAACAAGTTTGTGGTGAAAGTGGCGCTGTAGATGTACAAAAATGTTCCGTATGGATAAATAATTTACCGAAACTCATCGAAAATTATTCACCAGacgatatttttaatgtagatgAAACaggattatttttcaaatgtttacctGACAAAACATTCATATTTAAAGGCCAATCTTGTTCAGGTGGAAAACATAGTAAAGAAAGAGTAACACTTCTGTTAGGGGCAAATATGTCGGGCACAGAAAAATTAAGACCACTTCTGATTGGTAAGTCGAAAAAACCACgatgttttaaacaaataaaatcattaccATTAGATTATTATGCGAACAAAAAATCCTGGATGACgtctgaaatttttaatttgtggttaattaaattagataaaaaaatggtctccgaaaaaagaaaaatcttactttttattgataattgtaCTGCACACAATTTAACCTCGACTTTTAATGCTATTAAAGTGCAGTTTTTACCTCCTAATACTACGTCTGTATTACAACCATTAGACCaaggcataatatataattttaaaatattttacagaaaagaaatggtaaaaaaaattgtatcggcTATAAATGATACcaatcaaattgtaataaacaTATTGGATGCTATACGGCTATGCGATAAAGCATGGCGACACGTAAAAAAAGAAACGATCGTAAACTGTTTTACAAAATCAGGTTTTAGAACTTCGACTGAAAATATTCCAGATGAACCTTCTGATGATAATAACGATGAATGggatcaattaaatattaatgaaacttTTACGTCATACGTCAATGTCGATGAAAATTTGGAGATTTGTGGAGAATGGACTGAGAACGATATTATCTCCGATATATTGGACGAAGATAACGAAGAAGAAATTGAAGACCAACAAATACAATCCACCATTACAAATAAAGACGCGAAACTTGCATTAGAAACATTACGTAAATATATTGAAGGCAATGAAGGTATGGAAGATTTATTTAAACCACTAGGtactttagaaaataaaattgagaacaatgttttaaataaacaaaaacaattaacattacaccaattttttaaaaatgataatatgtaa